One window of Watersipora subatra chromosome 3, tzWatSuba1.1, whole genome shotgun sequence genomic DNA carries:
- the LOC137391398 gene encoding uncharacterized protein isoform X2 produces MKEKSPVESSDRMEEGGFVSAVDQVLTYLNEKREELDTGKFEQLVGAAVRHCLSVISLSPDSLKSCSTRNSCMMVLPMVAGIVPMCKNARHPSELQQMREDFERECKDLITEVHDLERKANSALIEIIVDTFKETREPLDRLVTAVHSTHKNQKLRDVTDDAQPFIDDMSEHSARMFEVARLVADSTSNAQMVTRIKSSLSILEGLNSQLLPSIITSYSQTNHAREKWIQANHVLERWTQELTALSSAIDEITDSAVFAQVSAELVIRNGSRLKWMLTEGAIDIHEYADLVRAQLGLATHLVYIMSHHNHTHASERLNLAVSKLKGVTSDVSQSAASLTLDKDDSNLREALLDNNCLLEHCMIFIKSILNEESTDDSFLLEFKEAADQYLDKRKQSDRIKNEKPSDEEERSENEGISDGAQRWLSLETSSFHIGSSTRLNSYEQIKLTMSMHRDEPDIGLSQLVQHLLACALSFDVVATECCCNELMERANDIISIANCITPHVTNSDEKSEIKSLVSSLCSETVELSVQIRQLAEANMANLDALKSLLASWSRNVERLENGCDNQISSILQLASPICVAVEMNNQMLTQSAKKNFLLSSDELSSILSCDSDAQPELTILITYWLANANLKNNICALLNGPCRLSKLMTRCREWACNALLATRTIAAESEHQLLIQCNMTSHTYSDCLSLMEHSIKYIYGALSMRAGEEMDTCKELIANMAHLLEITPDQFQPTEEIFADLKTSVLLLRWSEKAARFFRLVDKLLEPHCEALNKLAETAIQAFSSDGNSKDDMLRNYKQLRDSLQESVTTLCTQHASSEDELSSYSELLRKIPDRLETVIVLTERLTLESATEELLAAYNTEKRLLIINLLDLRQHVSTIQNASDQSEFNKILGVSRSKGNEAGSCHTFAVTPSKESAISNLQQTDMATGLGQMPTQSDMKASKHSDSQFIRAVKAFRGELVRWADKNNAVVRAARDLAINLQDMSLYVKYQEGSIISRRQLFDTSKQVVSNSYTIKKFCEVIAKYSLAGQRFTDELLYYSNQATFYAEQLSMLTNVKRSTSPFDVTIKALATTGDNLLKSILKSLEASESILLKGLKEPPLSAKEEQEIYVLAIKWRSQLEKHRHTEINYSDVNDLGLRVISKIDDGPHLAEICQPCP; encoded by the exons ATGAAGGAAAAGAGTCCAGTAGAGAGCAGTGACAGGATGGAAGAGGGTGGATTTGTCAGTGCTGTAGATCAG GTGCTGACATATTTGAATGAAAAACGTGAAGAGTTGGACACAGGAAAGTTTGAGCAACTGGTAGGAGCTGCCGTTAGGCATTGCCTCTCTGTAATAAGTCTCTCACCTGATTCTCTCAAATCATGTTCTACACGCAACAGTTGCATGATG GTTTTACCCATGGTTGCTGGTATTGTTCCCATGTGCAAGAATGCTCGCCATCCCTCAGAGTTACAGCAGATGAG AGAGGACTTTGAAAGAGAATGTAAAGACTTGATAACAGAGGTGCATGACTTGGAGAGGAAAGCAAACTCAGCGCTGATTGAGATTATTGTGGACACTTTCAAAGAAACAAGAGAACCACTGGATAGGCTAGTGACAGCTGTCCATTCTACACACAAG AATCAAAAGCTGCGAGATGTTACTGATGACGCCCAACCCTTTATAGATGACATGTCTGAACATTCAGCCCGAATGTTTGAAGTAGCCAGGCTTGTAGCTGACAGCAccagcaatgcacaaa TGGTGACCAGAATTAAAAGTTCGCTATCAATATTGGAAGGGCTGAACTCCCAGTTGCTACCATCTATTATCACTTCTTACTCTCAAACCAATCATGCGCGAGAGAAATGGATTCAAGCCAATCACGTGTTAGAGAGATGGACACAAGAGCTGACAGCATTGTCAAGTGCTATTGACGAAATTACTGACTCAGCAGTTTTCGCACAAGTGTCAG CTGAGCTCGTGATACGCAATGGATCACGATTAAAATGGATGCTGACGGAAGGGGCCATAGACATACATGAGTATGCAGATTTAGTACGAGCTCAGCTCGGCCTGGCCACACATCTTGTCTATATTATGTCTCATCACAACCACACTCATGCTTCAGAGCGACTCAATCTTGCAGTGTCCAAACTCAAAGGAG TGACCTCTGATGTTAGCCAATCAGCAGCCTCGCTAACTCTGGACAAAGATGACTCAAACCTTCGTGAAGCTCTGCTggataataattgtctattggAGCATTGTATGATATTCATCAAATCTATTTTGAATGAAGAAAGTACAGATGACAGCTTTCTGTTAGAGTTCAAAGAAGCTG CTGATCAGTATTTAGACAAGAGAAAACAAAGTGATAggatcaaaaatgaaaagccatCAGATGAGGAGGAAAGAAGCGAGAATGAAGGTATATCAGACGGTGCACAAAGGTGGTTGAGTCTCGAGACATCCTCTTTTCATATTGGTAGTTCTACCAGACTAAACAGCTATGAACAGATCAAGCTAACCATGTCCATGCATCGAG ATGAACCAGATATTGGCTTGAGTCAGTTGGTGCAACATCTGCTTGCGTGTGCTCTCAGCTTTGATGTCGTGGCAACAGAGTGCTGCTGCAATGAGCTTATGGAGAGAGCTAATGACATTATCAGCATTGCCAACTGCATCACGCCTCACGTTACAAACTCTG ATGAAAAGAGTGAAATTAAGAGCCTTGTATCTTCGCTTTGTTCGGAGACTGTGGAGTTGTCTGTACAGATTAGGCAGCTAGCTGAGGCAAATATGGCCAATTTGGATGCTCTAAAGTCACTTCTGGCTAGCTGGTCTAGAAATGTGGAGAGACTAGAAAATGGTTGTGACAACCAGATCAGCAGCATTTTGCAGCTAGCATCGCCAATCTGTGTTGCCGTGGAAATGAATAATCAAATGCTAACTCAGTCTGCA AAGAAGAATTTTCTGCTGAGCAGTGATGAGTTGAGCTCTATTCTGTCATGCGATTCAGATGCACAACCAGAACTGACGATTCTCATAACCTACTGGCTAGCGAATGCTAACTTAAAAAACAACATATGTGCTTTACTCAATG GTCCATGTAGGCTCTCAAAGTTGATGACGCGCTGCCGTGAATGGGCATGTAATGCTCTCTTAGCAACTAGAACCATAGCGGCTGAGAGCGAGCATCAACTACTCATTCAGTGTAACATGACCAGCCATACCTACAGTGATTGTCTCAGTTTAATGGAGCACAGCATCAAATACATCTATGGCGCTCTCTCTATGAG AGCAGGTGAAGAAATGGATACCTGCAAAGAGCTTATAGCAAACATGGCTCATTTGCTAGAAATCACACCCGATCAATTTCAACCGACTGAAGAGATATTTGCAGACCTAAAGACTTCTGTTCTTTTGCTGCGCTGGAGTGAAAAA GCAGCGAGGTTTTTTAGGCTCGTTGACAAGTTGCTGGAGCCACACTGTGAGGCTTTAAACAAGCTGGCTGAGACAGCGATTCAGGCATTCAGCTCTGACG GAAATAGTAAGGATGATATGTTAAGGAATTACAAGCAGCTAAGAGACTCGCTGCAGGAATCAGTCACGACTCTGTGTACCCAGCATGCATCATCAGAAGATGAGCTTTCTTCTTATTCTGAACTGCTGCGGAAAATTCCCGATAGATTGGAAACTGTGATCGTACTAACAGAGAGGCTAACTTTGG AATCAGCCACTGAAGAGCTCTTAGCAGCATATAATACAGAAAAAAGACTTCTAATAATTAACCTTTTAGATTTACGGCAGCATGTATCCACTATCCAGAATGCCTCAG ACCAATCAGAATTTAATAAGATACTTGGTGTGTCAAGGTCAAAAGGAAATGAAGCAGGATCTTGTCATACGTTTGCCGTGACACCTTCAAAGGAAAGTGCTATAAGCAATCTTCAGCAAACAGATATGGCTACAGGCCTTGG TCAAATGCCAACACAATCAGATATGAAGGCCTCAAAGCATTCAGACAGTCAATTTATA CGTGCTGTCAAAGCATTCAGAGGCGAGCTCGTCAGGTGGGCAGACAAAAACAATGCCGTAGTGCGAGCAGCTAGAGATCTTGCTATCAACCTGCAGGACATGTCACTCTACGTCAAATATCAAGAAGGCTCAATAATTAGCAGAAGGCAACTGTTTGATACTTCTAAGCAGGTTGTCTCTAACAGCTATACAATTAAAAAGTTCTGTGAAGTGATTGCCAAGTACTCACTGGCAGGCCAAAG GTTTACTGATGAGTTGCTCTACTACAGTAACCAGGCTAcattctatgcagaacaattgTCTATGCTCACCAATGTGAAGAGATCTACTAGTCCATTTGACGTCACGATAAAAGCTCTAGCAACTACTGGAGACAACCTCCTTAAGAGCATACTCAAGTCCCTAGAAGCATCGGAGTCTATCCTACTCAAG GGACTGAAAGAGCCACCCCTTTCCGCAAAAGAGGAACAAGAAATTTATGTACTTGCCATAAAGTGGCGGAGTCAACTTGAGAAACACAGGCACACCGAAATTAACTACTCGGATGTTAATGACCTTGGCTTGAGAGTCATATCAAAAATAGACGATGGTCCGCATCTGGCTGAAATATGCCAACCATGTCCATAG
- the LOC137391398 gene encoding uncharacterized protein isoform X1: MKEKSPVESSDRMEEGGFVSAVDQVLTYLNEKREELDTGKFEQLVGAAVRHCLSVISLSPDSLKSCSTRNSCMMVLPMVAGIVPMCKNARHPSELQQMREDFERECKDLITEVHDLERKANSALIEIIVDTFKETREPLDRLVTAVHSTHKNQKLRDVTDDAQPFIDDMSEHSARMFEVARLVADSTSNAQMVTRIKSSLSILEGLNSQLLPSIITSYSQTNHAREKWIQANHVLERWTQELTALSSAIDEITDSAVFAQVSAELVIRNGSRLKWMLTEGAIDIHEYADLVRAQLGLATHLVYIMSHHNHTHASERLNLAVSKLKGVTSDVSQSAASLTLDKDDSNLREALLDNNCLLEHCMIFIKSILNEESTDDSFLLEFKEAADQYLDKRKQSDRIKNEKPSDEEERSENEGISDGAQRWLSLETSSFHIGSSTRLNSYEQIKLTMSMHRDEPDIGLSQLVQHLLACALSFDVVATECCCNELMERANDIISIANCITPHVTNSDEKSEIKSLVSSLCSETVELSVQIRQLAEANMANLDALKSLLASWSRNVERLENGCDNQISSILQLASPICVAVEMNNQMLTQSAKKNFLLSSDELSSILSCDSDAQPELTILITYWLANANLKNNICALLNGPCRLSKLMTRCREWACNALLATRTIAAESEHQLLIQCNMTSHTYSDCLSLMEHSIKYIYGALSMSRAGEEMDTCKELIANMAHLLEITPDQFQPTEEIFADLKTSVLLLRWSEKAARFFRLVDKLLEPHCEALNKLAETAIQAFSSDGNSKDDMLRNYKQLRDSLQESVTTLCTQHASSEDELSSYSELLRKIPDRLETVIVLTERLTLESATEELLAAYNTEKRLLIINLLDLRQHVSTIQNASDQSEFNKILGVSRSKGNEAGSCHTFAVTPSKESAISNLQQTDMATGLGQMPTQSDMKASKHSDSQFIRAVKAFRGELVRWADKNNAVVRAARDLAINLQDMSLYVKYQEGSIISRRQLFDTSKQVVSNSYTIKKFCEVIAKYSLAGQRFTDELLYYSNQATFYAEQLSMLTNVKRSTSPFDVTIKALATTGDNLLKSILKSLEASESILLKGLKEPPLSAKEEQEIYVLAIKWRSQLEKHRHTEINYSDVNDLGLRVISKIDDGPHLAEICQPCP, from the exons ATGAAGGAAAAGAGTCCAGTAGAGAGCAGTGACAGGATGGAAGAGGGTGGATTTGTCAGTGCTGTAGATCAG GTGCTGACATATTTGAATGAAAAACGTGAAGAGTTGGACACAGGAAAGTTTGAGCAACTGGTAGGAGCTGCCGTTAGGCATTGCCTCTCTGTAATAAGTCTCTCACCTGATTCTCTCAAATCATGTTCTACACGCAACAGTTGCATGATG GTTTTACCCATGGTTGCTGGTATTGTTCCCATGTGCAAGAATGCTCGCCATCCCTCAGAGTTACAGCAGATGAG AGAGGACTTTGAAAGAGAATGTAAAGACTTGATAACAGAGGTGCATGACTTGGAGAGGAAAGCAAACTCAGCGCTGATTGAGATTATTGTGGACACTTTCAAAGAAACAAGAGAACCACTGGATAGGCTAGTGACAGCTGTCCATTCTACACACAAG AATCAAAAGCTGCGAGATGTTACTGATGACGCCCAACCCTTTATAGATGACATGTCTGAACATTCAGCCCGAATGTTTGAAGTAGCCAGGCTTGTAGCTGACAGCAccagcaatgcacaaa TGGTGACCAGAATTAAAAGTTCGCTATCAATATTGGAAGGGCTGAACTCCCAGTTGCTACCATCTATTATCACTTCTTACTCTCAAACCAATCATGCGCGAGAGAAATGGATTCAAGCCAATCACGTGTTAGAGAGATGGACACAAGAGCTGACAGCATTGTCAAGTGCTATTGACGAAATTACTGACTCAGCAGTTTTCGCACAAGTGTCAG CTGAGCTCGTGATACGCAATGGATCACGATTAAAATGGATGCTGACGGAAGGGGCCATAGACATACATGAGTATGCAGATTTAGTACGAGCTCAGCTCGGCCTGGCCACACATCTTGTCTATATTATGTCTCATCACAACCACACTCATGCTTCAGAGCGACTCAATCTTGCAGTGTCCAAACTCAAAGGAG TGACCTCTGATGTTAGCCAATCAGCAGCCTCGCTAACTCTGGACAAAGATGACTCAAACCTTCGTGAAGCTCTGCTggataataattgtctattggAGCATTGTATGATATTCATCAAATCTATTTTGAATGAAGAAAGTACAGATGACAGCTTTCTGTTAGAGTTCAAAGAAGCTG CTGATCAGTATTTAGACAAGAGAAAACAAAGTGATAggatcaaaaatgaaaagccatCAGATGAGGAGGAAAGAAGCGAGAATGAAGGTATATCAGACGGTGCACAAAGGTGGTTGAGTCTCGAGACATCCTCTTTTCATATTGGTAGTTCTACCAGACTAAACAGCTATGAACAGATCAAGCTAACCATGTCCATGCATCGAG ATGAACCAGATATTGGCTTGAGTCAGTTGGTGCAACATCTGCTTGCGTGTGCTCTCAGCTTTGATGTCGTGGCAACAGAGTGCTGCTGCAATGAGCTTATGGAGAGAGCTAATGACATTATCAGCATTGCCAACTGCATCACGCCTCACGTTACAAACTCTG ATGAAAAGAGTGAAATTAAGAGCCTTGTATCTTCGCTTTGTTCGGAGACTGTGGAGTTGTCTGTACAGATTAGGCAGCTAGCTGAGGCAAATATGGCCAATTTGGATGCTCTAAAGTCACTTCTGGCTAGCTGGTCTAGAAATGTGGAGAGACTAGAAAATGGTTGTGACAACCAGATCAGCAGCATTTTGCAGCTAGCATCGCCAATCTGTGTTGCCGTGGAAATGAATAATCAAATGCTAACTCAGTCTGCA AAGAAGAATTTTCTGCTGAGCAGTGATGAGTTGAGCTCTATTCTGTCATGCGATTCAGATGCACAACCAGAACTGACGATTCTCATAACCTACTGGCTAGCGAATGCTAACTTAAAAAACAACATATGTGCTTTACTCAATG GTCCATGTAGGCTCTCAAAGTTGATGACGCGCTGCCGTGAATGGGCATGTAATGCTCTCTTAGCAACTAGAACCATAGCGGCTGAGAGCGAGCATCAACTACTCATTCAGTGTAACATGACCAGCCATACCTACAGTGATTGTCTCAGTTTAATGGAGCACAGCATCAAATACATCTATGGCGCTCTCTCTATGAG CAGAGCAGGTGAAGAAATGGATACCTGCAAAGAGCTTATAGCAAACATGGCTCATTTGCTAGAAATCACACCCGATCAATTTCAACCGACTGAAGAGATATTTGCAGACCTAAAGACTTCTGTTCTTTTGCTGCGCTGGAGTGAAAAA GCAGCGAGGTTTTTTAGGCTCGTTGACAAGTTGCTGGAGCCACACTGTGAGGCTTTAAACAAGCTGGCTGAGACAGCGATTCAGGCATTCAGCTCTGACG GAAATAGTAAGGATGATATGTTAAGGAATTACAAGCAGCTAAGAGACTCGCTGCAGGAATCAGTCACGACTCTGTGTACCCAGCATGCATCATCAGAAGATGAGCTTTCTTCTTATTCTGAACTGCTGCGGAAAATTCCCGATAGATTGGAAACTGTGATCGTACTAACAGAGAGGCTAACTTTGG AATCAGCCACTGAAGAGCTCTTAGCAGCATATAATACAGAAAAAAGACTTCTAATAATTAACCTTTTAGATTTACGGCAGCATGTATCCACTATCCAGAATGCCTCAG ACCAATCAGAATTTAATAAGATACTTGGTGTGTCAAGGTCAAAAGGAAATGAAGCAGGATCTTGTCATACGTTTGCCGTGACACCTTCAAAGGAAAGTGCTATAAGCAATCTTCAGCAAACAGATATGGCTACAGGCCTTGG TCAAATGCCAACACAATCAGATATGAAGGCCTCAAAGCATTCAGACAGTCAATTTATA CGTGCTGTCAAAGCATTCAGAGGCGAGCTCGTCAGGTGGGCAGACAAAAACAATGCCGTAGTGCGAGCAGCTAGAGATCTTGCTATCAACCTGCAGGACATGTCACTCTACGTCAAATATCAAGAAGGCTCAATAATTAGCAGAAGGCAACTGTTTGATACTTCTAAGCAGGTTGTCTCTAACAGCTATACAATTAAAAAGTTCTGTGAAGTGATTGCCAAGTACTCACTGGCAGGCCAAAG GTTTACTGATGAGTTGCTCTACTACAGTAACCAGGCTAcattctatgcagaacaattgTCTATGCTCACCAATGTGAAGAGATCTACTAGTCCATTTGACGTCACGATAAAAGCTCTAGCAACTACTGGAGACAACCTCCTTAAGAGCATACTCAAGTCCCTAGAAGCATCGGAGTCTATCCTACTCAAG GGACTGAAAGAGCCACCCCTTTCCGCAAAAGAGGAACAAGAAATTTATGTACTTGCCATAAAGTGGCGGAGTCAACTTGAGAAACACAGGCACACCGAAATTAACTACTCGGATGTTAATGACCTTGGCTTGAGAGTCATATCAAAAATAGACGATGGTCCGCATCTGGCTGAAATATGCCAACCATGTCCATAG
- the LOC137390087 gene encoding WW domain-containing oxidoreductase-like has protein sequence MDDHISDSEDELPSGWEERVSIDGKVFYACHTTQKTQWNHPISGKRKKVTGDLPYGWEKKIGDSGYVYYVDHANNKTTFTDPRLAFAVEDKEVTGDVSSIKQKFDCNSTATQVLSRRDLTGQFAIVTGANSGIGFETALTLALAGCTVTMACRNMVAAQSAAKKITNKNPDAKVHVIECDLASLKSVRMFAKQYIDKHWPLHMLILNAGILTPPHTITEDGLELSYQVNYLSHHYLARLLERVLIRSAPSRIINVSSESHRHCSIKSIDDVTLEKLSPSKENYWALSQYGVTKLLNIAFSNAMNQRKVLHKVYSNSLHPGNLISTSLPNSWWGYKLLFYLVKPFTKSLQQGAATTVFVATCKELEDVGGMYFNNCWVCEPNKLALSLEFCDKVFQLGEMTLMDKLGADAFDIPDDTEPVF, from the exons ATGGACGATCACATTTCAGACAGTGAGGACGAACTGCCTTCAGGGTGGGAAGAGAGAGTGTCTATTGATGGGAAAGTTTTTTATGCATG CCACACTACTCAAAAAACCCAATGGAATCATCCAATTAGTGGAAAAAGAAAGAAAGTAACAGGCG ATTTGCCATACGGATGGGAAAAAAAGATTGGAGACAGTGGATATGTGTACTATGTAGA CCACGCAAATAACAAAACCACCTTCACAGATCCAAGACTGGCTTTTGCTGTTGAAGATAAGGAGGTTACTGGGGATGTTTCTTCCATCAAGCAAAAGTTTGATTGTAACTCTACAGCGACTCAGGTCCTGTCTCGGAGAGATTTGACTGGCCAGTTCGCTATTGTAACTGGAGCCAACTCGGGCATAG GATTTGAGACGGCACTTACTCTAGCTTTGGCAGGCTGCACTGTAACTATGGCTTGCAGAAACATGGTGGCCGCTCAATCAGCTGccaaaaaaatcacaaataaaAATCCCGATGCTAAAGTTCATGTTATCGAGTGCGACCTGGCCTCTCTGAAGTCTGTGCGCATGTTTGCCAAGCAGTACATCGACAAGCACTG GCCTCTGCACATGCTTATCCTCAATGCGGGCATTCTCACTCCTCCTCATACAATTACAGAAGATGGTTTGGAGCTGTCTTACCAGGTTAACTACCTGTCTCACCATTACCTCGCCCGACTTCTTGAGAGGGTGCTAATACGCTCTGCACCAAGTCGAATAATTAATGTCTCATCAGAATCCCACAG GCATTGCTCGATAAAGTCCATAGATGATGTAACCTTAGAGAAATTGTCTCCTAGTAAAGAGAATTACTGGGCGCTAAGTCAGTATGGGGTAACCAAGCTACTTAACATCGCCTTTTCCAATGCTATGAACCAGCGCAAGGTGCTGCACAAGGTCTACAGCAATAGCTTGCACCCTGGCAACCTCATTTCCACATCTCTGCCTAACAGTTGGTGGGGATATAAACTACTTTTCTATTTGGTCAAGCCTTTTACCAAGTCACTG caaCAAGGTGCTGCTACAACAGTATTTGTGGCGACGTGCAAAGAACTAGAAGATGTAGGTGGAATGTACTTCAACAATTGTTGGGTCTGTGAACCAAATAAGCTAGCTCTGTCTCTAGAGTTCTGTGATAAAGTTTTTCAACTTGGAGAAATGACTTTGATGGATAAGCTTGGGGCTGATGCTTTTGACATACCTGATGATACTGAGCCTGTGTTTTGA